Below is a genomic region from Fusarium oxysporum Fo47 chromosome XI, complete sequence.
ATTCCCTTTCGCACGCGGGACTTGATATCGATATTGGAGAACATAGGAGTTTGCTAGGTTGACTTAATTGCAGCTTATGTCGGCATGTCAATACTGTTGTCCACTCTGTAGTTCCTTCAAGACGCGTGAGCTTTGTCTACGTGGATGGCTTGTGATGTCTCATTACAAGGTTCTGACAAGAGGGGAGTCGCAGGATAACAGTTTACTGACGTCCTGTATGTTGATCAGCTGGCGAAACTGCTCTAACTATATGTGACGTCTTGGAATGCGACTGGATTCATGCTGATTGCGTTGAAAGCTGACCTCAATTGTCGTGAAGTCAGCGATGCCGTATTCTGTGACGAGGCTCACAGGCAGCAGTAGGTTACGTTACAGAGCCGCCTTGTGCACTCGCTGCTGTTTCCTCTCTGGAGCGTCAGTATTGGCTTAACGCTTCACGATTGACCGACCATTTTCCATCTTCATTTCTTGGCAGACATCGCACCTCAAGTTTTCGACCCTCGATTGAATGGTGATCTATTAACAATGCATCACTCGAATTTCCAGTTCCATCTGGATCACCGCTGGCTAGCCACCAACGTCTTCGCTTTACCTCCTGTGGTCTCTCCAGATCCACTGTCTCAGCGATTGATTCCTTGATCAAGAAAACAACGCCCAGCGAATGCTTGACCCGCTTACGTCTTGGCTGGTTTCCTAGTGGCTGATGCTCCGCAATTCAGGGCCGTTGTGGCGAAACCTCCCTCCACACGGCCCTAACCGAAATCGTTTTGGATGCCACCTTGACGACCGTTCCTGAAGCTAGTCCGGCTTATAAAGCGAAGAACCACTTTAGCGCAGAAAGCTAATAATAACGACATCCAAGTGACTCTCCAGAGCTCACTCAAGACTCTTTAGGAAGCTCCCGGTGCTCGATTGTCTTCAGCCTTGGTGgccagagaagaagttgcaGCGGCTCTCTGTATGAATAGAAAAGTTTGGATCGTTTTTATAAGACAACTCCGGTGCACAGATCATTAATACCCAAGGCATTCGTCTTGGAGGTAGCTTACCTGCTTCGTGACCTGTAGCCGCATGAAGAGGCTTTCGTTCTACATCATTAATACCGTGCATTTCCCCATCACCATCTACAAAGTTTGTCAGAATATTGGTGCCAACGTTCCAATCGGCCATATCTCTGTTATGTTTGCGCCGTCACGGCCTCTTCCGAACCACTCAATTGTATGCTCCACACCCTCGCCTAACCCAGTAACTGTGGCTGGAGTCTCGTACATATGATCTAAGATCAAGTGTTTCGCGCTGATCTCCAAGATAAATTTAATCAAGCGGTCTCCTTCTGAACTGCTGCATTCAAAGTTGAGACAAAACAATTACCGTTAACGAAAGATACTGGCTAAACACTAGCTAAGAGCTCTTCACTGTTTAGTTCTGTAACCACCGCTTCTCCTCTTTGTTCCGCTCTTATCTCCGTTTCATTCTTCAGATCTGTCTTCCACGCATCCCACTCCGCGCCACCATAATCACCATCAAACCAACACATACAACCGCGTCTAGCCTCGCATTTAACACCATTCTTTCGCATCAACAGCATAAAGTCGCCGACTGGTGAGCCTGAGACAGGGTAATCACCTTTGTCAGTGCTGATAAACATCCCCCGCAGTTCTACATGTTTCAGGGCTGGAAAGTCATGGTGAGTAAGTAGCTTCCCGACCATGTCTAAAAGCTTCTCGCTACCAATACCACTTGGGTCAGGTTGTATGAATACCTCTGAATCTTGTTTGTGGGCATATTTATGAACACCAATTTTTTGCTCCAAGACTAATGTCTCGAGTGTCAATCTCGAAGCTACGACGATCTCTCGCCAGCTCTTATGTGCAGGTCGCTCAGTGCGTACAGACCAGTAATACAGCATATCCTCTGCGATAGCATCGTCGCCACGAGAAGGCTGACAGAGATTAAGGTGCTTCAGCCGAGGCAGGCTAAATTCAAGTGCCTGATCGTTCTGAACTTCCGAGGGAAGAAAGCACGACGAAGGTCGTGGTATCGGCAGCCACTCCTGATTTCGCACGCGCATCATATTGGCAGGATAAAAATGGTATGGAGTCCATGGCTCTCCGCGGCGACGATGGCCTGATGCAGGatcttcaatctcaaccCCGCCCTCAAGCATTCCGAGCTCAAGACGCTCAAGGTTGACGCCAGTCTTTAAGACCCACGCAGCAAGGGAACGAGCTATGTATCCGTAGAGTTTAACATGACGAAGCGTTGAGGGACCAGCGCTGGGAAGATCGAGCTGTTCAAGCAGGGTTGATTCGTTCTCCTGGTAAATGTAGTTCCAACCAAGAAATTCATGGCTACCATGTAATTCAAGGTGCGTGAGATTGGTCAAGTGCTGTAGTAAATACCAATGCTTCAGTTCGAAATTGGCCCTCAAAACAAGGCTCAATGACCTAACTCGCAATGCAACCGCTTTCAATCGTTCCATATCTTTTCCCGACGCGCCAGATGACAATGGCTCAAACATCATCAAAAAGCTCTCAGCCTTCAATGTTCCTTGTCTCGATCTCTCTGCAAATATCAGGCTTCTGGATGACTGTCCTGGTTTCGGTTTGTCGCGGAGACAGAGGCGGCCAGGGACATGAACGCTCGCGTGATGAAGCTCGATCACGGTCCATAATCGAGGCTGAACAAAGTGATTCAAGTATTTGGAAACCCGAGCCAGCACCGTAAGGTCATGGCCTGACATGTGAGAGATAATCTCGAGTATTACCTCGTGAGGAAGTTTCTTCAGATGCATTTTGAAGCAGACGTTTTGCAAATGATGATAATTGAGGTGAGATTAATTTGCAGTGGAAAGTAAATAGAGACCGTGCAGTTCACGATGTTGGACTCAGTGGATGCCTGATTAGTGGGGACAGTTATGGATTAATGCCTGCGTAAGTCCTGCATTATTTTATGCTGAATTCACTCCAGACATGATTGACAATTAAAAAAACAACTGGCAAATAAGCCCCAGCAAAAACCGCTCTTTAAGTATCCTGCTTCCAAACAGGTTGAAAGTAAATACATATATGTCTCTGAATACCAGCGGGTGGATCTCATTGATGAGCGTCGGAATCCAGCTCCACAGCATCGCCTCGAACTGAAGAAAACGCTGTAGGGTAACCCGCAGAAGGAGACAAAGGCAACAGCAGCGAACTATTCTAATCATAGAGCAAAGACACCGTTTCAACTACAGTAGTGCTATTCTGAATGAGAAACCCGAATCTTATATAAATGATCTATTCTATAATTAATCTAAATTGAGAAAACATTTTAACCTAATGCTAATTCATCTCTTACTGGGGCGTTGTCAACAACCTGATTTGCAGAAGCCATGATTTCATCGTGAATCTCAGCGCCGTTATTGTCATCGTCTCTCACGTTGctcatcttggtcttgaccACATAAATTAGCGGAAGTCTCAGGGTCTTTGAACAGATGTGTGATAGTAGAACAATACAAGCGATTATGTGATGCTAAGCACGTGAGTATTTTTTTTTGACTATGGGATTGCGTTTCAAGCCTTGTTCATTTATTTTTTGTCTGCCGTGGCCGCTCACATTGTAATTAGACTTGAGGGCACTCATGTTAACACGTAGGAATATTAACTACTGGTTCAGAAACCCAGGTGACTCAATCTCCTGGTTCTTGAGCATCCGCCTAAAATCGTATTCAATGACAGTGTCAGTTCCTTTCCTAGCAGTGCTTGCGGCAACATCCCCAGCTCTTTTGATCTTTTGGGACGTAGGAGCGGCGCCTTAATACTAACGAAAAGACTAACGCAAGTGTTAGCACTTTAGTTGAACCTCGAGACCTCGATAGATGATCTCACCTACGTGGTCAAAGAAACGCTGTGCTGGTAGTTTCACCGACCCACAGCTCTTGATCCTGGAATTGTGTTCGCCAATTTGACGGATACAGAACAAGTGTTCTTTAAACCAATGTCTTAAAGCAACTACTTTGTTGTTTAAAGTGAATTCGATTGATTTTCGAGTAAGATAATGGCACAACTACTCAGCAGAGCGCAGAGGATGAGAGTTTTAGTTGAACTTTATATACTCGTTTGTAGTGATAAATCTCAGGTTTCATCAGACAGAGAGGACCTGGCCCTTGGTAGTAAACACCTTTCTCGCTAGGTCCATGATACGTGAGTAGAATCGCGAAGCATTATCGAAGACTCCTCAATGACTGACCAATATACGGATTGATAACCTTGACGGCAGCTGCCCTGATCATCGCCATtaccaccatcaacaacctAAGACCAAGCCCAGTCGCCGTGGGTTGCCCAAATACACGCAGTGATGGCTGGTGCTTTCATAATACTGATGTTCACGTCAACAGTCGTTCCTCTTTCACTATGGTCCCCATATCCGTATAGCACTGGCAGCCTGTGTCACTGTCTCCTCTGCCAGTGACAATTTCTATTCCCCATCTACGGATGCCAGTGGCAGCTAGAGACCACTACCTCTTATTGATTCTGAGCCTCCAGAATTCTCTTTGCTTcctttccttctcatcacccAACACTCTACTCTACGATCAACACGATCAACAGCCACTCTACTTTCTATCAGCATCTACTTTACTCTTCTAACAAGAGCCACTTACTTCTCTACCCACCCACTCTACTATCaactcatcgccatcatgtGTAGTATTGTTTACACCACCATTTACTGCCGCCGCTGCGGCAAGTATCTCGGAAATAACGAAGAGACCCGAATGTGCGCTGGCGCACGACTCCGCGGCCAAGGATACCATCGACGTCTTGAGTCTAAGAATGAGACTTATCACTCGAACTGGACAAACTGTCCTGCTTGCGAACATGAATACGAAGTGTACGTGTATTCTCGTCGGGTGGGTATTCCCTATCCCCGCCCCGACCCCCCCTTCAACTAAGTCGGTATCTACTCAACCCttggatgaggatggaggACTGGTATGCTATGGGCATATAAACACGACACTGTATCAAGGATGAAAGATTGGTGCGCCTTGGTAGAGGACCCGATTGGAAGGCTTGCATGAACGACGAGTTGATACGACAAAAGAAAAACACAAAATAAGACGAAAAAATACAAAACCcgaaaaaaaagaaaaccaaAACAAGAGGCATCGAAAGATTGGTGCGCCTTAGGAGAAGACCTGATTCGAATGCAGGCATGGACGACGAGTCGATACGATAATAGGAAAACACAAAAAAAgacgaaaaatataaacCTGACAAAAAAAGAgaccaaaaaaaaaagaggcaTCGGAAGTGGAGGGAACATCTTTTAGACcagaaaataataaaatacaaAAAAAATTTAAAAACAAAAAGTAAAATGTGTGTTGATAAAACTGTTGAAGGTGCTCTATGGACATGAATGTTATGTCCGGAATAATATCACTGCTCGTAGATGATCTCGGTTGCTGTTCCTGGTATCGTGTTCATCAAGATATCTACCctctttcccttcccttcGCTTTCGAATTTCCAGTAGAGCTCCATCACATCGAGACCTACGAACGTTTGAGGATCCTCCAGATCACGAAGTGCTAATCGTCTAGATATCCAGGAACCAAATGATGCCTCGTGGGGCCGCCTGGTCAAAGTCATTGATGGTCGTCGTCGATCCGTATGTCTACATGATCTAACCTGAGTTTAACTTGGCGTACAACCCGATGATTTAGCTATAGGGGTTGAACTAGCCAGTCAATAGATGGCCTGCAGATACAGCTAACACATTCACTACAGAGCGAATCCTGCTCAACTACCAACTTCTAGAAGCCCCTTTTTATTCCCTAGACCAAATTCATCGATATTTCAGCAAGGCCCGCGCAAGATCGCCAGGAACTTTGTACCTGTATATTAGCACACTCTCCATAGTTGGCGGATTATTCCATTTTTGTCTTTTACTAGCGAGGTTCTCGCTTTGCAGTCCCTGCTTGACCGAACCACCAAAGCTTTCCCGTAAGAAACATCTCCAACTACCGCGACTTTGGTAGCATCTGAGATAGCCTATAGCATATGAATGCTTGCCCTCAAAAAACAGGGTGAAAGCATCAAACTTACATATTAATCCAGCAAAGCCTCCTCAAGCACAATCCGCTCAAGAATTGCCTAACGATATAAGCTCAGCAGGTCAAGACTCCAACGCTCTGCGGTTTCAAAATCATGTCGATAACTCTCGTGCTGCTGTATTACATGAACGTGatttcttaatattatatctcgTGCTTGTTGTCCTGGTATTCCTAGCAAACACGGTATTCGTCCCTCACGAAGTGCTGAGTTAGTCTCTTCGGCGATTGCAGCCCAAAGCCCGGCCACACTAAATGTATGACAGTGGGTTCTCCAAATGATGTTGTATCGACATCATAAGGACTTCATCTCGTTGAGGCAAAGGAAAACGCGAGTTTCGTGAAATTCGTGAAGAGTCTGGAACAGCGGCATGGTTTTCCCGGGCTCTAATACTCGGTGATGTTAGTTTGACATTACTATCGCTTATAGGAACTTTCCTTGAAGTACTCAGGTAGTTATTGACAGCAATTATCACAAGAACGTCTGAAAAAGGGAGAAAGGTTAAGTGAGAATGTAAGAAGAGGATGTTGGGTGGTGGCGTCGGCGTGGTTTGCTGTTACACGGGAACATCGCAGAGGACCTCGGCCAAGTGCGTCGGACATGCAGGTTGAGGCCCTTGAGCGATGATGGCTAATCCTGATTTTCTCTGATTGTTCAGTTGCGGAGTTGAGCTAGGTCAGGCTTGGCGGATATTTGCTTCCTGctgttctgttcttctcATAGCGCGATGACTGTAAATGATCCAGAGATGCCCATGCAGGTTCTTCCAAACACTGGATAGCTTAGCCTCAGTCTGATTCTTGGGATTCTCGTTTGGATCCCCATCATCTAAACGGCCTGAAATAGGTTCTTGAGCTGTTTTAGGATTATCTGGAAAGGTAAATAGTATCTTACCAAGGCCATCTCCTTATCGACAATGTTTTTGTCGCTAGCGTGAAACTCGAGGTCATGAACAACTTGCTGCATTTTGGGAGCCCATAGGGCATGGCGCCTTTCTGGATTGGTTTCGGCGGCGAGATGCTCTTGAGCAACAGAATAGGACGCAAATTGCATATAGTATACTGTCAATGTCTCTTGTGCCGGATGCCGCATGAAATTGGTCTCGAGTTTCGTCTTTCTTCTCGGCCGCGCAGGAGTCAGTACTCTTTACTAAGGAACCACTGTTCTTATGAGTAACTTATGTATGGGAACGTTGAAAAAGCTTTGATGGATGATGGGTGTAAAACGGGAGTGCACTAATGGGTAGAAAGCTTGAGTGTATATACACATTGAGGCTGCCAGAAGCTGACTACGTGTGCACCGCGGTATACCAACGCCATCTAGGGAAT
It encodes:
- a CDS encoding uncharacterized protein (expressed protein), coding for MHLKKLPHEVILEIISHMSGHDLTVLARVSKYLNHFVQPRLWTVIELHHASVHVPGRLCLRDKPKPGQSSRSLIFAERSRQGTLKAESFLMMFEPLSSGASGKDMERLKAVALRVRSLSLVLRANFELKHWYLLQHLTNLTHLELHGSHEFLGWNYIYQENESTLLEQLDLPSAGPSTLRHVKLYGYIARSLAAWVLKTGVNLERLELGMLEGGVEIEDPASGHRRRGEPWTPYHFYPANMMRVRNQEWLPIPRPSSCFLPSEVQNDQALEFSLPRLKHLNLCQPSRGDDAIAEDMLYYWSVRTERPAHKSWREIVVASRLTLETLVLEQKIGVHKYAHKQDSEVFIQPDPSGIGSEKLLDMVGKLLTHHDFPALKHVELRGMFISTDKGDYPVSGSPVGDFMLLMRKNGVKCEARRGCMCWFDGDYGGAEWDAWKTDLKNETEIRAEQRGEAVVTELNSEELLASV